Proteins encoded within one genomic window of Cellulomonas flavigena DSM 20109:
- a CDS encoding tRNA (adenine-N1)-methyltransferase translates to MTSPDVPTSAPTGAAQRRGPFRSGERVQLTDPRGRLHTITLQPEGTFHTHRGYLRHDDLIGASEGVVVRNTSGIEYLALRPLLADHVLSMPRGAAVVYPKDAGQIVTMGDVFPGATVVEAGVGSGGLTLSLLRAVGDGGRLVSVERREDFAAIARGNVETFFGGPHPAWDLRLGDLADVLPTAATPGSVDRVVLDMLAPWENLDAVATALAPGGVLVCYVATTTQLSRLAEDVRGDGRYTEPEAWESMVRGWHLEGLAVRPQHRMIGHTGFLLTTRRLADGVEPPHRKRRPAKGSYPVAEDGAPPADADLWSPEAMGERETSAKKIRRARRELHVAPEDLGASGPATGD, encoded by the coding sequence GTGACCTCTCCCGACGTCCCCACGTCCGCACCGACCGGGGCCGCCCAGCGCCGCGGGCCCTTCCGCAGCGGCGAGCGCGTGCAGCTCACCGACCCCCGCGGTCGGCTGCACACGATCACGCTGCAGCCCGAGGGGACCTTCCACACCCACCGCGGCTACCTGCGCCACGACGACCTCATCGGGGCGTCGGAAGGTGTCGTGGTGCGCAACACGTCCGGGATCGAGTACCTCGCGCTGCGCCCGCTCCTGGCCGACCACGTGCTGTCGATGCCGCGCGGCGCCGCTGTCGTCTACCCCAAGGACGCGGGCCAGATCGTCACGATGGGCGACGTCTTCCCCGGCGCGACCGTCGTCGAGGCGGGCGTCGGCTCCGGCGGCCTGACGCTGTCGCTGCTGCGGGCCGTGGGCGACGGCGGCCGCCTGGTGTCGGTCGAGCGGCGCGAGGACTTCGCGGCGATCGCGCGCGGCAACGTCGAGACGTTCTTCGGCGGTCCCCACCCCGCCTGGGACCTGCGGCTGGGCGACCTGGCGGACGTGCTGCCCACGGCCGCGACGCCGGGCTCGGTCGACCGCGTCGTCCTCGACATGCTCGCGCCGTGGGAGAACCTCGACGCGGTGGCCACCGCGCTCGCTCCGGGTGGCGTGCTCGTCTGCTACGTCGCGACCACGACGCAGCTGTCGCGCCTCGCGGAGGACGTGCGTGGCGACGGGCGCTACACCGAGCCGGAGGCATGGGAGTCGATGGTGCGCGGCTGGCACCTCGAGGGCCTGGCCGTGCGCCCGCAGCACCGCATGATCGGGCACACCGGCTTCCTCCTGACGACGCGCCGGCTGGCCGACGGCGTCGAGCCGCCGCACCGCAAGCGGCGTCCGGCCAAGGGTTCGTACCCCGTCGCCGAGGACGGCGCGCCGCCCGCCGACGCCGACCTGTGGTCGCCCGAGGCGATGGGCGAGCGCGAGACGTCGGCCAAGAAGATCCGCCGCGCGCGCCGCGAGCTGCACGTGGCACCGGAGGATCTCGGCGCGTCGGGGCCCGCGACGGGCGACTGA
- a CDS encoding RecB family exonuclease — protein MPGLSPSRANDFLQCPLLFRYRVVDRLPEPASPAAARGTLVHAVLEHLFDLPAPERTLDAARAALPERWAQVQQEDPRCLDLHADDAERAAFLAEAERLLTTWFTLEDPTRLEPRARELRVEHDLEDGPRLRGVVDRVDVAPNGWVRVVDYKTGRSPRAGFESSALFQMRFYAYVVWRTRGVLPKRLQLTYLGDGVVVSHEPTEAEMHTLEARVRSIWAGIEDTARSGDWRPRPSRLCDWCAFRDRCPSFGGTPPEVPEGAVERAIGVTPAG, from the coding sequence ATGCCGGGCCTGTCCCCCTCGCGCGCGAACGACTTCCTCCAGTGCCCGCTGCTGTTCCGGTACCGCGTGGTCGACCGCCTGCCCGAGCCCGCGTCCCCCGCCGCTGCGCGCGGCACGCTCGTGCACGCCGTGCTCGAGCACCTGTTCGACCTGCCGGCCCCCGAGCGCACCCTCGACGCGGCCCGCGCGGCGTTGCCCGAGCGGTGGGCGCAGGTCCAGCAGGAGGACCCCCGGTGCCTCGACCTGCACGCGGACGACGCCGAGCGCGCCGCGTTCCTCGCGGAGGCCGAACGGCTCCTGACCACGTGGTTCACGCTCGAGGACCCCACCCGGCTCGAGCCGCGCGCCCGCGAGCTGCGCGTCGAGCACGACCTGGAGGACGGGCCGCGGCTGCGCGGTGTCGTCGACCGCGTGGACGTCGCGCCCAACGGCTGGGTGCGGGTCGTCGACTACAAGACGGGCCGTTCGCCGCGCGCGGGGTTCGAGAGCTCGGCGCTGTTCCAGATGCGGTTCTACGCGTACGTCGTGTGGCGCACGCGGGGCGTCCTGCCCAAGCGGTTGCAGCTGACCTACCTCGGCGACGGCGTCGTCGTGAGCCACGAGCCGACCGAGGCGGAGATGCACACGCTGGAGGCGCGCGTGCGCTCCATCTGGGCGGGCATCGAGGACACGGCCCGCTCGGGCGACTGGCGGCCACGGCCCTCGCGGCTGTGCGACTGGTGCGCGTTCCGCGACCGCTGCCCGTCCTTCGGCGGGACACCGCCCGAGGTGCCCGAGGGTGCCGTGGAGCGCGCGATCGGTGTGACGCCGGCGGGCTGA
- the arc gene encoding proteasome ATPase, translated as MTEPAAPGRDLHRELAVLAAKNERLSEALVAAREQILDLKRQVDDLAKPPGTYATFLGARADGTVDIVSAGRKMHVGASPSLDVHHLRPGQEVMLNEALTVVEAGGYEQVGEIVTVKEMLGEGRALVIGRGDEERVVRFAGQVADTGVRVGDALTIDPRSGFVFEVIPRAEVEELVLEEVPDIDYTDIGGLGPQIEAIRDAVELPFLHPELFREHGLKPPKGVLLYGPPGCGKTLIAKAVAHSLAATAAAARGEDVADARSFFLNVKGPELLNKYVGETERHIRLIFARAREKASQGHPVVVFFDEMESLFRTRGTGVSSDVETTIVPQLLSEIDGVERLDNVIVIGASNREDMIDPAILRPGRLDVKIKIERPDAEGAREIFAKYLTPELPIHADDLAEHGGSGQAAVEAMIRRVVERMYSESDENRFLEVTYASGDKEVLFFKDFNSGAMIQNVVDRAKKSAIKDLLATGQRGIRVDHLLSACVDEFKENEDLPNTTNPDDWARISGKKGERIVFIRTIVQGKKGVEASRTIENVTSTGQYL; from the coding sequence ATGACCGAACCCGCTGCCCCTGGACGCGACCTGCACCGCGAGCTCGCGGTGCTCGCGGCGAAGAACGAGCGGCTCAGCGAGGCGCTCGTCGCCGCACGCGAGCAGATCCTCGATCTCAAGCGTCAGGTGGACGACCTGGCCAAGCCGCCCGGGACGTACGCCACCTTCCTCGGCGCGCGCGCCGACGGCACGGTCGACATCGTCTCCGCCGGTCGCAAGATGCACGTCGGCGCGAGCCCCTCGCTCGACGTCCACCACCTGCGGCCCGGGCAGGAGGTCATGCTCAACGAGGCCCTCACGGTCGTCGAGGCCGGCGGCTACGAGCAGGTCGGCGAGATCGTCACCGTCAAGGAGATGCTCGGCGAGGGGCGTGCCCTGGTGATCGGGCGTGGCGACGAGGAGCGGGTCGTGCGGTTCGCCGGCCAGGTGGCCGACACCGGCGTGCGCGTCGGCGACGCGCTGACGATCGACCCGCGCAGCGGGTTCGTGTTCGAGGTGATCCCGCGGGCCGAGGTCGAGGAGCTCGTGCTCGAGGAGGTCCCGGACATCGACTACACGGACATCGGTGGCCTGGGCCCGCAGATCGAGGCGATCCGCGACGCCGTCGAGCTGCCGTTCCTGCACCCCGAGCTGTTCCGCGAGCACGGGCTCAAGCCGCCCAAGGGCGTGCTGCTCTACGGCCCGCCGGGATGCGGCAAGACGCTCATCGCCAAGGCCGTCGCGCACTCGCTGGCCGCGACGGCGGCGGCAGCGCGCGGTGAGGACGTCGCCGACGCCCGCTCCTTCTTCCTCAACGTCAAGGGACCCGAGCTCCTCAACAAGTACGTCGGGGAGACCGAGCGGCACATCCGCCTGATCTTCGCCCGGGCGCGCGAGAAGGCGTCGCAAGGGCACCCGGTCGTCGTGTTCTTCGACGAGATGGAGTCGCTGTTCCGCACCCGCGGCACCGGGGTGTCCAGCGACGTCGAGACGACGATCGTGCCGCAGCTGCTCTCGGAGATCGACGGCGTCGAGCGGCTCGACAACGTCATCGTCATCGGCGCGTCGAACCGCGAGGACATGATCGACCCCGCGATCCTGCGCCCCGGCCGCCTGGACGTGAAGATCAAGATCGAGCGGCCCGACGCGGAGGGCGCGCGGGAGATCTTCGCCAAGTACCTCACGCCGGAGCTGCCGATCCACGCCGACGACCTCGCCGAGCACGGCGGGTCGGGCCAGGCGGCCGTCGAGGCGATGATCCGGCGCGTCGTCGAGCGCATGTACTCCGAGTCCGACGAGAACCGGTTCCTCGAGGTGACGTACGCCAGCGGCGACAAGGAGGTCCTGTTCTTCAAGGACTTCAACTCCGGCGCGATGATCCAGAACGTCGTCGACCGTGCCAAGAAGTCCGCGATCAAGGACCTCCTGGCCACGGGACAGCGCGGCATCCGCGTCGACCACCTGCTCTCGGCGTGCGTCGACGAGTTCAAGGAGAACGAGGACCTGCCCAACACCACCAACCCGGACGACTGGGCGCGGATCTCCGGCAAGAAGGGCGAGCGGATCGTCTTCATCCGCACGATCGTCCAGGGCAAGAAGGGTGTCGAGGCGTCGCGGACCATCGAGAACGTGACGAGCACCGGCCAGTACCTGTGA
- a CDS encoding PAC2 family protein, with the protein MTEHASPDLPARETVLLAAFEGWNDAGSAATTALEHLHDVWGAEQVEELDPEDYHDFQVNRPVVGLGPDGTREITWPTTAVAVATTPRSGRRVVLVHGIEPSMRWRRYCGELLDIAAGLGVRTIVTVGALLADVPHTRPIPVNATSEDAHVRELLGLEPNTYEGPTGIVGVLQHEAAARGMQALSLWAAVPHYVAAPPSPKATLAILHRIEALLGEPVPLADLPEDATAWQLGVDELAGEDSEIGEYVRQLEEAKDTADLPEASGEAIAQEFERYLRRRDKGTGG; encoded by the coding sequence GTGACCGAGCACGCATCCCCCGACCTGCCGGCCCGTGAGACCGTCCTGCTCGCCGCGTTCGAGGGATGGAACGACGCGGGGAGCGCCGCGACCACGGCGCTGGAGCACCTGCACGACGTGTGGGGAGCCGAGCAGGTCGAGGAGCTGGACCCCGAGGACTACCACGACTTCCAGGTGAACCGGCCGGTGGTCGGCCTGGGTCCTGACGGCACGCGCGAGATCACGTGGCCGACGACCGCGGTCGCCGTGGCGACGACGCCCCGGTCCGGCCGCCGGGTGGTGCTGGTCCACGGCATCGAGCCGTCGATGCGCTGGCGGCGCTACTGCGGCGAGCTGCTCGACATCGCCGCAGGGCTCGGCGTGCGCACGATCGTCACCGTGGGAGCGCTGCTCGCGGACGTGCCGCACACGCGGCCGATCCCGGTCAACGCGACGAGCGAGGACGCGCACGTGCGCGAGCTGCTGGGCCTCGAGCCGAACACGTACGAGGGGCCGACGGGCATCGTCGGGGTGCTGCAGCACGAGGCAGCCGCACGCGGCATGCAGGCGCTCTCGCTGTGGGCCGCGGTGCCGCACTACGTCGCCGCTCCCCCGTCGCCCAAGGCGACGCTCGCGATCCTGCACCGCATCGAGGCGCTGCTCGGCGAGCCCGTCCCGCTGGCCGACCTGCCCGAGGACGCGACCGCGTGGCAGCTGGGGGTCGACGAGCTCGCGGGCGAGGACAGCGAGATCGGCGAGTACGTGCGCCAGCTCGAGGAGGCGAAGGACACCGCCGACCTGCCGGAGGCCAGCGGCGAGGCGATCGCCCAGGAGTTCGAGCGCTACCTGCGCCGCCGCGACAAGGGCACCGGCGGCTGA
- a CDS encoding ubiquitin-like protein Pup — translation MAGQENVRHRREDEPGDEADTPTPAAPSAQARDAEVDALLEEIDDVLEQNAEQFVRGFVQKGGQ, via the coding sequence ATGGCTGGGCAGGAGAACGTCAGGCACCGTCGGGAGGACGAGCCGGGGGACGAGGCGGACACGCCGACGCCGGCGGCGCCGAGCGCGCAGGCCCGCGACGCGGAGGTCGACGCGCTGCTCGAGGAGATCGACGACGTCCTCGAGCAGAACGCCGAGCAGTTCGTCCGAGGGTTCGTCCAGAAGGGCGGTCAGTGA
- a CDS encoding site-2 protease family protein encodes MSDPRPDRPAGWVLGHVAGAPVVLARSWVLAAVVLTLVFAPSVRKWTGGGGALPYVVALVFVVLLFASVLVHELAHGLVGRSRGQQPHAFVLTLWGGHTTFGGAAASPATSALVAVVGPVANLVLAAAFLLIADRAAPDGTLLQTVLRAGALANGFVGLFNLVPGLPLDGGRILEAVVWAASGDRHRGTVAAGWTGRVVAVGVLLAALVRPWLAGVSPDLGTVAWSALIGAFLWSGASAAVRGGRTGRAVAALTLERVGRPAAVVGARTSLAQVRATAAAADVAEVVVLAPDGRPAAYVDTEAAGRVPADLAGTTDVLAVSTPLPVGAVVDGTLRGDALLQALSTASAHGPVVAALVDGRVAALVRTRDVVAALRG; translated from the coding sequence GTGAGCGACCCGCGACCCGACCGACCCGCCGGCTGGGTGCTCGGGCACGTCGCCGGCGCCCCCGTCGTCCTGGCCCGCAGCTGGGTCCTCGCCGCCGTCGTCCTCACGCTCGTGTTCGCGCCGAGCGTGCGGAAGTGGACGGGCGGCGGGGGTGCGCTGCCGTACGTCGTGGCGCTCGTCTTCGTCGTGCTGCTGTTCGCCTCCGTCCTGGTCCACGAGCTCGCGCACGGTCTGGTCGGGCGCAGCCGCGGCCAGCAGCCCCACGCGTTCGTCCTCACGCTGTGGGGCGGGCACACCACGTTCGGCGGCGCCGCCGCGTCGCCGGCGACCAGTGCGCTCGTCGCCGTCGTCGGCCCGGTCGCCAACCTGGTGCTGGCGGCGGCGTTCCTCCTGATCGCGGACCGCGCGGCGCCCGACGGCACGCTGCTGCAGACCGTGCTGCGTGCCGGCGCGCTGGCCAACGGCTTCGTCGGACTGTTCAACCTCGTGCCCGGTCTGCCGCTGGACGGCGGGCGGATCCTCGAGGCGGTCGTGTGGGCGGCGTCGGGGGACCGGCACCGCGGTACCGTCGCGGCCGGGTGGACGGGGCGTGTCGTCGCCGTCGGCGTCCTGCTCGCCGCGCTGGTGCGCCCCTGGCTCGCCGGCGTCTCGCCCGACCTCGGCACCGTGGCGTGGTCGGCGCTCATCGGCGCCTTCCTGTGGTCGGGCGCGTCGGCCGCCGTGCGGGGAGGGCGGACGGGACGTGCCGTGGCCGCGCTCACGCTCGAGCGGGTCGGGCGCCCCGCCGCGGTGGTCGGCGCGCGGACGTCGCTCGCGCAGGTCCGTGCGACCGCCGCCGCCGCGGACGTCGCCGAGGTCGTCGTGCTCGCACCCGACGGGCGGCCCGCCGCCTACGTCGACACGGAGGCCGCCGGTCGCGTGCCCGCGGACCTGGCGGGCACCACGGACGTCCTCGCCGTGTCGACCCCGCTGCCGGTCGGCGCGGTGGTCGACGGCACGCTGCGCGGCGACGCGCTGCTCCAGGCCTTGTCCACGGCGTCCGCGCACGGACCGGTCGTCGCCGCGCTCGTCGACGGTCGGGTCGCGGCGCTCGTGCGCACGCGTGACGTCGTGGCGGCCCTGCGGGGCTGA
- the dop gene encoding depupylase/deamidase Dop → MTVRRVMGIETEYGVLQPGRPLANPMLLSSHVVAVHAAAREAGRGRARWDYDDEDPLHDARGFHLQRASAHPSMLTDSPAVPAPSGDAPQEMPRSEVEEYEDPGAANVILTNGARLYVDHAHPEYSAPEVTTPRDAVRWDRAGELVMLDSVRRLAANPTLPDVTLYKNNVDGKGATYGTHENYLVDRSVPFGDLVARLTPFLVTRQVFTGAGRVGLGQRGEHPGFQLSQRADYIEAEVGLETTLRRPIVNTRDEPHADPARWRRLHVIIGDATMLETATYLRLGTTSLVLWLVEQADAGGAARRLTQAVDRLALRDPVQAVHRVSHDLSLTEKLELADGRYLTALEVQSEYLAAVRGALDAVGDGLDEQTADVLDRWESVLRRLGEEPASCAREVEWVAKLRLLDGMRRRDHLAWDHPRLAAVDLQWSDVRPERGLYHRLVAAGAVELLVTPEEVADAVVHPPQDTRAYFRGEAVARYGGQISAASWDSVVFDVPGAQTLQRVPMRDPLRGTRAHVGELLDRSPDARSLLAALGG, encoded by the coding sequence GTGACCGTGCGGCGCGTGATGGGCATCGAGACCGAGTACGGCGTCCTGCAGCCGGGGCGCCCCCTGGCCAACCCGATGCTGCTGTCGAGCCACGTGGTCGCCGTCCACGCTGCGGCGCGGGAGGCCGGCCGGGGACGCGCGCGCTGGGACTACGACGACGAGGACCCGCTGCACGACGCACGCGGCTTCCACCTGCAGCGTGCCTCGGCACACCCGTCGATGCTCACGGACTCGCCGGCCGTGCCGGCGCCGTCGGGCGACGCTCCGCAGGAGATGCCGCGCTCGGAGGTCGAGGAGTACGAGGACCCGGGAGCGGCCAACGTCATCCTCACCAACGGCGCGCGGCTCTACGTCGACCACGCTCACCCGGAGTACTCCGCACCCGAGGTGACGACGCCGCGCGACGCCGTGCGCTGGGACCGCGCCGGTGAGCTCGTCATGCTCGACTCGGTACGGCGTCTGGCCGCGAACCCCACGCTGCCGGACGTGACGCTGTACAAGAACAACGTGGACGGCAAGGGCGCCACGTACGGCACGCACGAGAACTATCTCGTCGACCGCTCCGTGCCGTTCGGTGACCTCGTCGCGCGTCTCACGCCCTTCCTGGTCACGCGCCAGGTGTTCACCGGTGCCGGGCGCGTCGGGCTGGGGCAGCGCGGCGAGCACCCCGGATTCCAGCTCTCGCAGCGCGCCGACTACATCGAGGCCGAGGTCGGGCTTGAGACGACGCTGCGCCGACCGATCGTCAACACGCGCGACGAGCCCCACGCCGACCCTGCCCGCTGGCGCCGGCTGCACGTGATCATCGGCGACGCGACCATGCTCGAGACCGCGACGTACCTGCGTCTCGGCACGACGTCGCTCGTGCTGTGGCTGGTCGAGCAGGCGGACGCCGGCGGCGCGGCGCGCCGGCTCACGCAGGCCGTCGACCGGCTCGCGCTGCGTGACCCCGTCCAGGCGGTGCACCGGGTGTCCCACGACCTGTCGCTCACCGAGAAGCTGGAGCTCGCCGACGGCAGGTACCTCACCGCGCTCGAGGTGCAGTCCGAGTACCTCGCGGCCGTGCGTGGCGCGCTCGACGCCGTCGGTGACGGGCTCGACGAGCAGACCGCGGACGTGCTCGACCGCTGGGAGTCGGTGCTGCGGCGGCTGGGCGAGGAGCCCGCGTCGTGCGCGCGGGAGGTGGAGTGGGTCGCCAAGCTGCGCCTGCTCGACGGCATGCGCCGCCGCGACCACCTGGCGTGGGACCACCCGCGACTCGCGGCGGTCGACCTGCAGTGGTCCGACGTGCGCCCCGAGCGCGGCCTGTACCACCGGCTCGTCGCCGCCGGCGCCGTCGAGCTCCTCGTGACGCCCGAGGAGGTCGCCGACGCGGTCGTGCACCCGCCGCAGGACACCCGCGCCTACTTCCGCGGCGAGGCGGTCGCGCGCTACGGCGGACAGATCTCGGCGGCCAGCTGGGACTCGGTGGTGTTCGACGTGCCGGGCGCGCAGACGCTGCAGCGCGTGCCGATGCGCGACCCGCTGCGGGGCACGCGCGCGCACGTCGGGGAGCTGCTCGACCGCAGCCCGGACGCGCGCTCGCTCCTGGCGGCGCTCGGGGGCTGA
- the prcB gene encoding proteasome subunit beta: MTLHDSSGRLPQAFTTPGSSSFVDFLAGHAPDLLPGRRPVPAGELQAPHATTIVALAFEGGVVMAGDRRATMGSMIASRHIEKVFPADEFSAVGIAGTAGLAIELVRLFQLELEHYEKIEGSLLSLDGKANRLATMIRGNLGLALQGLAVVPLFAGYDLDRAVGRIFSYDVTGGRYEEHEHHAVGSGSVFARGSLTKRWRPGLDTSTAVRVAVEALVDAADDDSATGGPDRARRIWPVVATVTEAGYLRVPDEDLAAAVDVVENGRRSARREGGAR, translated from the coding sequence ATGACCCTGCACGACTCGTCCGGCCGGCTGCCGCAGGCCTTCACCACGCCCGGTTCCTCATCCTTCGTCGACTTCCTCGCCGGTCACGCCCCTGACCTGCTGCCGGGCAGGCGACCGGTGCCCGCGGGCGAGCTCCAGGCGCCGCACGCCACCACGATCGTCGCGCTCGCGTTCGAGGGCGGCGTCGTGATGGCCGGCGACCGGCGGGCCACGATGGGCTCGATGATCGCCAGCCGGCACATCGAGAAGGTGTTCCCCGCGGACGAGTTCTCGGCCGTCGGGATCGCCGGGACCGCCGGGCTCGCGATCGAGCTCGTGCGTCTGTTCCAGCTCGAGCTCGAGCACTACGAGAAGATCGAGGGCAGCCTGCTGTCCCTGGACGGCAAGGCGAACCGCCTCGCGACGATGATCCGGGGCAACCTCGGTCTCGCACTGCAGGGCCTGGCGGTGGTGCCGCTGTTCGCGGGCTACGACCTGGACCGGGCGGTCGGACGGATCTTCTCGTACGACGTCACGGGCGGCCGGTACGAGGAGCACGAGCACCACGCGGTCGGCTCCGGCTCGGTGTTCGCGCGCGGCTCGCTGACGAAGCGGTGGCGCCCGGGCCTGGACACCTCCACGGCCGTGCGGGTGGCCGTCGAGGCTCTCGTCGACGCGGCCGACGACGACTCCGCGACGGGCGGCCCCGACCGCGCCCGCCGCATCTGGCCCGTCGTCGCCACGGTGACCGAGGCCGGGTACCTGCGCGTGCCGGACGAGGACCTCGCGGCGGCGGTCGACGTCGTCGAGAACGGCCGGCGCAGCGCACGACGCGAGGGAGGTGCCCGATGA
- a CDS encoding HAD family hydrolase has product MPAAVLWDMDGTLIDTEPYWMAAEIELVEAHGGVWTPEDAVALIGSSMPVAARHFQERGVDLTVEEIAHALNSSVRAAVEAGIPWRPGAQEVLRALHDAGVPQALVTSSFAVVASPFVDAVGLFDVVVTGDVVERHKPHPEPYLTAARHLGVDVTACVALEDSRAGLASAVASGARVVAVDSHVALQPPPDVSRTSSLAHVDLATFARVAAGEVLDLRVLG; this is encoded by the coding sequence CTGCCGGCGGCCGTCCTGTGGGACATGGACGGCACGCTCATCGACACCGAGCCGTACTGGATGGCCGCGGAGATCGAGCTCGTGGAGGCTCACGGCGGCGTGTGGACGCCCGAGGACGCGGTCGCGCTCATCGGGTCGTCGATGCCCGTGGCGGCCCGGCACTTCCAGGAACGCGGCGTCGACCTCACGGTCGAGGAGATCGCGCACGCGCTGAACTCGTCGGTCCGTGCGGCGGTCGAGGCCGGCATCCCGTGGCGGCCCGGCGCGCAGGAGGTGCTGCGTGCCCTGCACGACGCGGGCGTGCCGCAGGCGCTCGTCACGTCGTCGTTCGCGGTGGTCGCGTCCCCGTTCGTCGACGCGGTGGGCCTGTTCGACGTCGTGGTGACCGGGGACGTGGTGGAGCGGCACAAGCCGCACCCCGAGCCGTACCTCACCGCGGCGCGGCACCTCGGCGTCGACGTCACCGCGTGCGTCGCGCTCGAGGACTCGCGCGCGGGCCTGGCGTCCGCGGTGGCCAGCGGTGCGCGCGTCGTCGCCGTCGACTCCCACGTGGCGCTGCAGCCGCCGCCGGACGTGTCGCGGACGTCCTCGCTCGCCCACGTCGACCTCGCGACGTTCGCTCGCGTCGCGGCCGGCGAGGTGCTCGACCTGCGTGTCCTCGGCTGA
- the prcA gene encoding proteasome subunit alpha gives MSMPFYVSPEQLMKDRAGYARKGIARGRSVVVVQYDDGIAFATENPSRALHKISEIYDRIAFAAVGKYNEFENLRVAGVRYADLRGYSYDRVDVTARGLANAYAQTLGTVFTTESKPLEVELVVVEVGREPTGDQIYRLSYDGSVADEHGWVVMGGQAERLGGLLGAGWRPGMTLAQALGLAVQVLGSAPDDGEPRTLTAAQLEVAVLDRTRPRRAFRRLTGALLEDVLGGDGSPTGGGGVDSP, from the coding sequence ATGAGCATGCCGTTCTACGTCTCGCCCGAGCAGCTCATGAAGGACCGCGCGGGCTACGCGCGCAAGGGCATCGCCCGGGGTCGCTCGGTGGTCGTGGTGCAGTACGACGACGGCATCGCGTTCGCGACCGAGAACCCGTCGCGCGCGCTGCACAAGATCTCCGAGATCTACGACCGGATCGCCTTCGCCGCCGTCGGCAAGTACAACGAGTTCGAGAACCTGCGCGTCGCCGGCGTGCGCTACGCGGACCTGCGGGGCTACTCGTACGACCGTGTCGACGTGACCGCGCGCGGTCTGGCCAACGCGTACGCGCAGACGCTGGGCACCGTGTTCACCACGGAGTCCAAGCCGCTCGAGGTCGAGCTCGTCGTGGTCGAGGTCGGCCGTGAGCCCACCGGCGACCAGATCTACCGCCTGTCGTACGACGGCTCGGTGGCCGACGAGCACGGCTGGGTGGTGATGGGCGGACAGGCCGAGCGCCTCGGTGGGCTGCTGGGCGCGGGATGGCGCCCCGGCATGACGCTCGCGCAGGCCCTCGGGCTCGCCGTGCAGGTGCTCGGGTCGGCACCCGACGACGGCGAGCCGCGGACGCTCACGGCCGCGCAGCTCGAGGTCGCGGTGCTCGACCGCACGCGGCCGCGCCGGGCCTTCCGGCGCCTGACCGGTGCGTTGCTGGAGGACGTGCTCGGCGGGGACGGCTCCCCGACGGGCGGGGGCGGCGTCGACTCCCCCTGA